GAACGCCAGCGCGTGGAGATTGCCGCCAAGCTGTCGAACCAGCGACGCCGCCGCGCGCGCCGTACCGCCGGTGGCGAGGACGTCATCAACCACCAGCACCCGCTGGCCCGGCGTCACGGCGTCATGGTGCAGCTCGAGCGAATCCGATCCGTATTCCAGCTGGAAGGACTCGCGGATGCTCCTTGCCGGCAGCTTGCCGGGCTTCCGAATCGGGACGAAACCCGCGCCGAGCCGATCGGCCACCGCCCCGCCCAGGATGAACCCCCGGCTCTCGATGCCAACCACCAGGTCAATCCCGGCCCCGGCAAACGGCGCCACCAGGTGGTCGATGACGGCCTTGAATCCCTGCGGATCGCTCAACAGCGTGGTGATGTCGTAGAACAGGATGCCCGGCTTGGGAAAGTCCGGCACGTGACGGATTTTCGCCTTCAAGAACTCCGGGCCGAACGCGCTGTTGGCTGCCATGGTCGTGTTATCCCCTTATTGAGAAGTCCGCATAATGGCCGCTGGCGGGGCCAATCTCCCGGTCGACTGCATCGACGCGTGCGCCGGCCGGACCGCGCCGAATCGCGGCCTCGAACCGTTCGAGAGCCATCCGATCGCCTTCCACCATCACTTCCACGCTGCCGTCCGGCTCGTTCCCGACGACGCCGACCAATCCCTCGCGCCTGGCCGCGTCGTAGGTAAACCAGCGAAAACCGACGCCCTGGACACGGCCGACGACGCGATAGGTGCGTGATTCGAGCATGGTCATGTCGCCCAGGGGAATCGACGGGCGATTATATATGGGTTCGCGCGTTATCCACTCCCGGAGTGATTGACGCTCCGTCAAGTTCCGCACTACGTTGGTAGGAATATGACGCAACCGCCCCACCCGCCCGTGCTGGACATCGGTGTGCCCGGCTTCAGCTACGCCGATCTCCACGAGCCGTCCCGCCTGCGCGATCTCTACGAGGTGTTCGCGCGCGAGGTCGAACGGGACGACCCCGAGTTGTGGCGTCAGTGGGACGGGTATCGGGCGAACCCGGCCGCAGCGAGGCCCGCCACCGAGGTGTCTCTGCTGCTCGTGAGAATGGCGCCGTTTGTCAGCCGGTTTGTCGGGCGGTTGTTCCGCGTCGAAAAGGAACTCGAAGCGTTGGCGGCCGCGACCAATGCCCAGCAGGCGATCTTCCGGTTCAAGGCCGATTTCGTGCGCCGCCGGGTGCTCCCTCTGCTCAAGAGTTCAGCCACACCCGCGGTCAGCGCGGACGACGAACGGGTGGTTCGGGGCTTGCTCGCAGGCCAGTTTCCGAACGACGGCGAGATGGCGCTCGCCCACGCCGGCTGCCTGCTTCTCGATCGCGAAGCCGCGGCCGCACAGTCCAACGATCCGGTAGAGAAGGCCTCGGTCGCTGAATCGATTGACGCCCTGAAGCGCTGGTGCGCGGTGCACCTCCACGATCCGGCGCACAAGTCGTGGGTGATCTTCCGACTCCCCCGGGGGGTGGATTTCTTCAAACTTGTCCACGTCGAACACCACGATCCGGCGCTTCCCGCGGCGCTCACGGGCCCGGCATCGCAGTTGCGGCGTCGCGACGGCTTCACCCTGACCGATCCACGCATGACGGGCCGCGAGGCGCTTGGCGAGATCCACTACTGCATCCTCTGCCACGAACGCGACAAGGATTCGTGTGCGAAGGGACTCTTCGGCAAGGACGGCAAGATCACGTCCAACCCGTTGGGTATTCCTCTCGACGGATGTCCGCTCGACGAGAAGATCTCAGAAATGCACGTGCTCCGCAAACGCGGCGACGCGCTGGGCGCGCTCGCCCTGGTGACGCTCGACAACCCGATGTGTCCGGGCACGGGCCACCGCATCTGCAACGACTGCATGAAGGCCTGCATCTATCAGAAACAGGATCCGGTCAACATCCCGCAGGTGGAATCCGGCGTGCTCACCGACGTGCTCCGCATTCCGTGGGGCGTCGAGATCTACGGCCTGCTCACCCGCTGGAATCCGCTCAACGTCGGTCGCCCCTATCCGCTCCCGTACAACGGCCGAAAGGTGCTCATCGTCGGCCTCGGCCCTGCCGGGTACACGCTCGCCCACTACCTCGTCAACGAGGGCTTCGGCGTCGTCGGCCTCGACGGTCTGAAGATCGAGCCACTGCCGGAGGCGATCACGGGAACCGACGATGACCCGCCGCAGCCGGTGCGTGACTGGAGCGCCATCTACAGCCCGCTCGACCAGCGGCCGCTCGAAGGGTTTGGAGGCGTCTCCGAATACGGCATCACGGTCCGCTGGGACAAGAACTTTCTGACGCTGCTCCACCTGACGCTGGCGCGCCGCCGCATGTTGAAGACGTACGGCGGGGTCCGATTCGGCGGAACCCTGCCGATTGGCGAGGCGTGGGATCTGGGCTTCGATCACATCGCCATCGCGGCCGGCGCTGGCCGTCCAACGATTCTGGACATGAAGAACAACCTGCTGCGTGGCATCCGCCAGGCCAGCGATCTGCTCATGGCCCTGCAGCTCACCGGCGCCTTCAAGCGGCAGGCGCTTGCCAATCTCCAGGTGCACATGCCGGCCGTCGTCATCGGTGGTGGACTGACGGCGATCGACACCGCCACCGAAGTGATGGCGTTCTACCCGCAGCAGGTTGAGAAGACGCTCGACCGGTACGAGGCGCTGTGCGCGACGATCGGTGAAACCGGCGTGCGCAAGGTCTACGACCCCGAAGAACTGCAACTGCTCGACGAGTTCCTCGCGCACGGCCGCGAGGTGCGCCACGAGCGTCAGCATGCCTCGGCCGCTGGTGTTCGGCCGAACTTCGTGCCGCTGATGCAGCAATGGGGCGGCGTGTCGCTCGTCTACCGCAAGGGGATGGTGGATTCTCCCGCCTACAGGCTGAACCATGAGGAAATCACCAAGTCGCTCGAGGAGGGCATCCGCTTCGTCGAACGGATGAACCCGGAAGAGGCACTGCCTGATGAATTCGGCCATGTGGCCGCCGTGCGATTCCGCGAGCAGATCAACGAGAACGGCAAGTGGCGAAACGGTGATGCGACCGTCACACTCCCAGCGCGTTCCGTGTTCGTCGCCGCCGGTACGACGCCAAATGTGACCTACGAACGAGAGCACCCGGGCACATTTGCGCTCGACGAACGGAAGAGGTTCTTCAAGGCCCACGATATCGAGCGGGGCGAGGATGGACGATTCCGGCTCGTGCCGGCCCGGGAAGGCTTCTTCACCTCGCACGAGCGCGACGGCCGTTTCGTCACCTACTACGGCGACAACCACCCGAAGTACGCCGGTAACGTGGTCAAGGCGATGGCGTCGGCGCGGGATGGCTTTCACCAGATCGTCAGGCTCTTTGCTGACGACTCCCCCACTGTTGATGCCGCCACAAAGCACAACCGCGATGCCGCCTGGCGGAGGTTCACGGCGGACCTGGATGAGCAGTTCCTCGCCCGCGTCGTGTCGATCACGCGCCTGACGCCGAACATCGTGGACGTGCTCGTGAAGGCGCCGGCCGCCGCACGCCGTTTCGAGCCCGGCCAGTTCTTCCGGCTTCAGAATTTCGAAACCCTTTCACCAATGCTGGGCGTGGGGCCAGACGCCGCGCGGATGCTGATGGAGGGTCTTGCCCTGACAGGCGCCGCCGTCGACAAGGAGAAGGGACTCCTGTCGATGATCGCGCTCGAAATGGGCGTTTCGAGCCGGCTGTGTGCGTATCTGAAGCCGGGCGATCCGGTGCTCGTGATGGGACCGACGGGCGCGCCCACCGAGATTCCGAGGGGCGAACACGTGCTGCTGGCCGGCGGCGGCCTGGGCAACGCCGTGCTGTTCTCAATTGGCAAGGCCATGCGCGACAAGGGCTGCCGTGTCCTCTATTTCGCGGGCTACAAGCGGGGCGAGGATCTGTTCAAGCGCGATGATGTCGAGGCCTCAGCCGACCAGTTGATCTGGACCACCGATGCCGGATATCCAATTGAACCCAGCCGACCGCAAGACTCCCACTTCCGCGGCAACATCGTCCAGGCCATGGTGGCGTACGCGAAGGGCGAGCTTGGCGCTGCACTGGTCCCGATGCCGTCGGTCGATCGGATTATCGCCATCGGATCGGATCGGATGATGGCGGCCGTCAAGGCGGCCCGCCTGACGGTGCTCGATCCGTACCTCAAGGACGACCACATCGCCATCGCGAGCATCAACTCGCCGATGCAATGCATGATGAAGGAAGTCTGCGCCCAGTGCCTGCAGCGCCAAGTCGACCCCAAGACGGGTCAGGAGACCATCGTCTTCACGTGCTTCAACCAGGATCAACTCATGGATCGCGTGGACTTCCCGAACCTGCAGGGCCGTCTCAGACAGAATACCGTGCAGGAGAAGCTCGCCAGCCTGTGGCTCGACAAGCTGCTGGCCGAGCATCCCCTGCCGCACGTGTAGAGGGTGGGCACGGGGGCCCGCCACGAAGGGCCACCCTGGTGTGGGGCCTCACTCCGATTTCCCCGAACGCTCGGTGACGCGCACGAGCCGTTTCGGCTGCTCCACCAGCTCCCAACGGCACGGAGCCACGCGGCATATGGCGTCGAAAGCCTGCCGTAACGTCGCGCCCTTGACGCTCAGCGCAACCTTCCGGTCGCTCAACGCTGGTGCCACCTCGACCTGGGCATCGTACATCCGGGCCAGCATGACGAAGGCCACCTGGACGTCCACCGGAGACCAGGCGACGTCGAACGGGAGGGGATCGTTCACGCTGCGCACACCGGCGTTGAACAGGTTGCCGCCGCCGCGCAGGAACTGCTCGCCGGTCGGCGTGGCCTGCAACGTCGAGAACGTCTCCGTGCGGGTCTCGACGACGAGACGGGCGCCGTCGCGGCGCCAGCGGCAGCCGACGCTCTCGCAGATTGCAGTCAGCGCCGTTTCGGCGGTGATGTTCTCGACCTGTAACGTCAGCAGGGCGCGGAGACGACCGTCGAACGCCAGTTCGTAGCCGAGCGACTTGGCCAGGGCGGGCAGGACGTCGGTCAGCGGCGTACCAGCGAATCGCAGGGTGACTCGCTCGCGAGCGAGGTCCTTCTGCGCGGGCCCATCCGTCGCCGCCACATTCGTTCCGGCGGCGCACAGCAGAACACACAGCAACACATGACGAATCATCGCGCTTCTCCCATCAGTTCGATCGAGACCGTGCCAGCCGGCAGGGCCAACGCATCCGCGTTGGGGCCGATGAGCGTCGTCGGCGAGCCGGGCATGCTGAAGATGATGATGGCGCCCTCGTTGGAGAGCTCGCCGCGTGGGACGGCAGAGGGCGCAGGGTCCGGTGTCCACAGCGGTCGGCCCACCACGAGCGCCACGAGACCGATGGCGGCGGCCGTCGCCAGAACGAGGCGCACCCGGGTGCCAGCCGGCGGCCTCTGTCCCCGCGCGAGCGCCGTCGCGACGAGTCGCTCGGTGACGCCCGGTGGGCACGTGAGCGCCTCGTGCACGAGGCCGTCGATCTTCACGTCCGACCAACGATCAGTGTTGGGTTCCATCCTGACCTCCCAGAAGCGCCGCCAGGCGCCGCCGCGCCCGGGAAATCCGCATCCTGAACGCTGCGTCAGAGACTCCGAGCAGGCGGGCCGCCTCGGCCCCTGACCACTCTCCCGCAGCCACCAGCAGCAGGGCCTCGCGGTCGAGCTTAGGCAGACTGGTGATGGCCCTCCGCACCACCAGGCCATCGACGCGCGCGATGGCCCGGGCCTCGGGATCCAGACCGCGATCGGCGTGGAAAGCGAGGGCCGTCAGCGGGACGAGCAGCCTCTGCTTGAACGACGCTCGCCAGGCACGGCGCTTGGCGATGGCGAAGGCAAACGCCTCCGGCGATTCGGGGGGGCCGTGACGATGCCATCGCTGGACGAGTGCGGTGAGCGCGTCCTGAGCGATTTCCTCGCCCAGGCCGATGTCCTGGACGCGTCCGCACGCATAGCGAACCAGCCGGGGAGCCAACGTGCGAAGGACGTCTTCAAGGTCCACAGTGATGAAGTACCTGTCGCACGGGATTTGTAACACGGGGCCGGCCCCGCCGTCGGCCGGGTGTCAGCGGGCATGGCGCAGCGCCTCGATCCGGCGTACGCGGCTGCGTGGGCCTTCTCAGGCAGAATACCGTGCAGGAGAAGCTCGCCAGCCTGTGGCTCGACAAGCTGCTGGCCGAGCATCCCCTGCCGCACGTGTAGCGCCGCTACTTCACGGCCTCCAGCTTCTTATTCTGTATCTCCTTGTTGAACGCGGCGACGTCCGTCTTGACGAGCGCTGCCAGCTTTGCGAGCTGTTCGTCCAACCGGGCTGACAGATCCTTGAACACCGTGTATGACTGTTCGGTCGGCTTGCCGTCGCCGCTGTCCACGACGCCCTGCAGCGCCGCCAGCTTGTTGTTCAGTTTGATCGGGTAATTGAGCGGATCCTGGCTGCTCTGGTTCCGATACTGGTAGATCTCCCCTTCGACCACGGTGAACTTCAACGTGAGGGCTTCGCCGCCGATCAAGGCGTCCGACGACTGCTTGCCCTTCTCTTTACTCCGAACAGCCGCGATGCGGTCGGCGATCTGCTTCTTGAGATCCCTGATGCGAATCACGGCTTCGTTGGCCTGTGTCACCTTGTCGCGAATCTGGAGCGCCAGCTTGAACTGCTCCTGGAGGTCGCTCTCGCTCACGGTCGGGAGGTTCGGATTCTTACGGATCGTAAACCCAGCCGTCTTCGTTTCCCCACCCGCGGTCAGGCGCACCTGGTAAGTACCCGGAACCGCCAAAGGGCCGCGCGTACTTCCGGCCCACATGATCATCCCCGGAAAGTCCTTCGCATTCGCATACCGCATGTCCCACACGAACCTGTTCATGCCAGCCTTCGTGGCGACACGCGGCGCCTGCCGACGGAATCCCTCCTCGTCTTCGACCCGCGCGGCCTCCGGTTTGGCGGCGTCCTTCTCGGCCGCACCGCTGTAGATGTTGACCACCTGGCCCTGCGCGTCCAGGATCTCGATCGTTACCTTGTCGGCGGCGCTCTTCAACAGATAGTCAATCGACACGCCTCTGCTAATCCCACGAATCGCCGCGGGCGGCTCGAACACGTGCACGGTCGCGCCAGCCACGTCAGGCGTGAACTGCCGCAGAATCGCAGCGTTGTCCAGGATGTAGAAGGACCGCCCATGCGTGGCAATCACCAGGTCGTTCTCGGTGACGACGATGCCATGAACGGGCGTGACCGGCAGATCCAGCCGGAGCGACTGCCAATTCCCGCCGTTGTCGAACGACACGTAGATGCCGTGCTCCGTGCCGAGATACAGCAGGCCGGCCCTCTTGATGTCCTCGCGAATGCTGCGGGCGAAATCGTCGCCTGGGATGCCCGTCACGATCTTCGCCCACGTCTTGCCGAAATCGTCGGTCCGATAGACGTACGGCGCGCGATCATCCCGCTGATAGCGATTCGCGGCGACAAACGCCGTCCCCGGCTTGTGCGGCGACGCCTCGATCAGACTGATGCGGGCGAAGGCCGGCAGCCCAGCCGGCGTCACATTGCTCCACGTCTTGCCGCCATCCTGCGTCACCTGGACATACCCATCGTCTGAGCCAGCCCAGATGAGGTTGACGTCGTGACGGGACGGCGCGATGGTGAACACCGTCGCGTAGGTCTCCACGCCCGTCTGATCGAGGGTGATCGGACCGCCGGAGGGCCCCATGGTCGATGGGTCGTGCCGCGTCAGATCGGGGCTGATCCGTTCCCAGCTCTGCCCTTCATTCGTCGTTCTCCACACGTGTTGCGAGCCGACGTAGAGCACGTTCGGATCGACCGGCGAGAACACGATGGGGTACGTCCACTGGAACCGCTCCTTGATGTCGATCGCCGAGTACCCCATCGGGTTGTCGGGCCACACATTGATGGCCCGCGTCTGGCCCGACTTCCGATCGTATCGCGTCAACTCCCCGCCGTAACTGCCGGCGTAGAACACATCTGGGTTGCGCGGATCCGGTGCGATGTAGCCGCTCTCCCCACCGCCGACGTCATAGAGTTCGCTGCCGTTTCCCGTGCTCTCGACACAGGCCGTGCTGTTGTCCTGCTGCGCGCCGCACACGTGGTACGGCACGTGCGCGGTCACGAACGCGTGGTAGAACTGCGCCGTCGGAAATGTCTGTGGCGTCCAACTCTCGCCGCCGTTGACCGACACGTTGGCACCGCCGTCGTTCGAGTTGATCATCCGCGTCGGATCGTTCGGCGCAATCCACAGGTCGTGGTTGTCTCCGTGCGGTACCCGGATGGACTTGTAGGTCTTGCCGGCGTCGGTCGATCGATAGAACCCGGTGTTGAGCACGTACATCGTGTCGCGCTCCTTCGGATCCGCGTAGATGCGCGAATAGTAGAACGCCCGCTGCCGGAGACGCCGCTCGCTGTTGACCTGCTTCCACGTCGCACCCGCATCATCGGAGAGGTAGACGCCGCCGTTTTCGTTCTCAATGATGGCGTAGACCCGCTTGCCGTCGGCCGGCGACACGGCCACGCCGACTTTGCCCCAGATGCCCGCTGGCAACCCCGGGTTCTTTGTCAGCTCCGTCCACGTCGTCCCGCCGTCAGTCGACTTGAACAAACCGCCCCCGGGTCCGCCGCTCGACAGGGAGTGGGGCGTGCGGAACACCTCCCACAACCCGGCATACAGGACGTCGGGATTGTTCGGATCCATCGACAAGTCGACGGCTCCGGACTTCGAGTCGTGGAACAGGATCCGCTCCCACGTCTTGCCGCCGTCCTTCGACCGGAAGACGCCGCGATCGGCCCCCGGCGCGTAGGGCTTGCCGAGCGCCGCCACATAGACGAGGTCTGGATTCTTCGGGTGGATGCGAATCCGCGAGATGGCCTGCGTGTCCTTCAGCCCGACCTGGGTCCACGTCTTGCCGCCGTCAGTCGACTTGTAGACGCCGTCTCCCTGAATGATGTTGCCGCGCAACTCGGTCTCACCCATCCCGACGTATACGATGTCGGGATTGGACTCGGAAACGGCCACCGCGCCGACCGATGACGTTTTCAGGAACTTGTCGGTGACAGGCCGCCATGTCGTGCCGGAATCAGAGGTCTTCCACACGCCTCCGCCGGTCGCGCCGAAGTAGTACTCGAACGGCCGCGACGAACTGCCGGCCACCGCGATGGACCGGCCGCCACGGTTCGGTCCAATGCCTCGCCACTTGAGTGACGACAACAGCGAATCCGGGTATCCAGGGGCGGGTGGCGGAGCCTGAGCGAAGGGCTGGACGCCCAGTCCAATCAGCGCGAACCCCACGAGACATGCAGCGGCCAACGTGCGACGCAGCCAACTTCGGCTCATACGCGAGACTCCTTCGCTAGAACCCGTGAGTTATTTCTCGTCGAGCTTGCGGCCGGCGTCGAGCCGGTCGAAGTTCAGGATCGCGTTGAACACGAACCCGTAACTTCCCTGCGTCTCGCCACGCCACATGGGATTGTTGGCGAACACCACGACATGCCCCTTGTCGAGTGGCACGTCGACCAATGCCGGCCGCTGCGCGATCTCGTTGCCGTTCTCGAGGAGCCCCGAGACCAGCAGGTCGCGCACGTCACCGTATCGCAGGACCACGCGCGGCCTCAGTTGCGGCGGAATGATGTTGAGCGGATTGCGCAGTTGCTCCGGAGTGACCGGCGTGGCCTGCCACGCCTCGACCTTCGGTTCCTCCGGCGGCGGGATCACCACCGGGAATCCCTGGGGTTGATCTTGATCGTCCGCCGTGCCTCGACCGGTTGGGCGCTCCGGACCACCGGCGGCCGCGCCGCGGCCGCCACGCCCGCCCAGCATGTTGCTGACGCCGAAGACGAGACCCGGTGCTGAGTAGATCGACAGTCCCTCACCGTACCCGTACGCGATCGGGCTCGCGGCATCCACCACCTTGGCACGCATCACCGTGCCTGGGGCCTTCAGTCGAGTCGGCTCCTGCACCGAGAGCCCGGGCGTCATGCCAAACATGTTTGCCAGGATGGTGGTGTCGTCGGCCACGATCAGCAATCCGCCCTTGCGAATGAAGTTCTCGATATTCGCGACGCCGGAGAGCCCGAGGCCTGGCCGCATGTCGTCAGTCGAGTCGATCTTGCCGATGTTGGGCGTCAGTTCCGTCGTCTTCCACGGCAGCGGGTTCCGCCACATCGGCATCCCGCTGACGATCTGCTGCGCGCTGCGTCCAACGGGCGGAAACACGAGCACGTCCCACCGGCCGTTGAGATTGGCTTCCTTCGCGACGACCTGGGTGCTGATGTAGTCGTACGGGATCTTCAGCTGATCGAATTCCATCCGCCACCAGCCCTCGTCCTGCGTGCCGATCCAGGTGTGGATGTAGCCGATCCGCGGCGTCTTGACGGCATGCGTCTTGACGGTGGGCGCGGCGGCGAGCGCATAGGCCTGCAGGCCCAGTTCGGTCGCGAACTTCTGCACGTCGGCCTGGGCCGCGTTCTTGATGAGGAACGAGCCCCGGTTGAACTTCCTGCCGCCCGATTCGAACGGCTCTTCGGCGACGTCGACGGCCGCGTCCTTGATGCGATATCGGAGCGCGATCAACGACGGGTCCGCATCATTGTTGACGGCGAACAGCGTCCCCGTGCCGACGACGCCGCTCGGGGCCTTCACGTCAACGGCCTTCTCCATGGCCGCGTCGAGCACCTTCGCGTCGGTCACCCGGACGACCTGCACATTGAACAGTTCGCCAAACGTCCAGCCCGTATCGTCGTACGGCCGCTTCTGCGGGTCGGTCGGACTCCAGTACTGGTAGTCGAGCAGCGCATCGGCGATGCGGCTGTACGGCTGGTCCATGCGGATGATGTAACTGCCCGCCGGGAACTGGCGCGTCTCGGTCGCGGGCTTCTCGTCCTTCTTCGCCTCCGCCTTCGGCGCTTCTTCAGCCGGCTTCTCGGCGGCTCCCTCATCGGCGCCACGTCGCGCCGGCTTCTTCTTGACGGCCATGGTCACGCTGAAGGGCGCCGTGGCGCGCGAGATTTCAACCGCCTGCCGCTGCAGCACACGCAGCATTTCCGCCTGCGCGCCCGGGCGTGCCTCGTCTCCGGGGAGCACGTACGCCGCCGGTCCTTCGACGGTCGGCTTCGTCACGGAGCGTTTGCTCTTGAGGTAGAAGTTCTTCAGGAAGAGCTTGGTATTGCCAGAGAAGTAGGACAGCGCCGTCAGCAATCCCGTCTGCTGGTAGTTATTATTGTTGCGCTGCGACCACATCACCTTCGGCAGCGGCGGGTTCTGTTTGTACCACGTGCGTGCGTAATCACCCGGCTGCAGCTTCCGTTCGACCGTGTCGGCGCCGCCGTTGCCAAATGTCTCGTAGAGACGGCTGATCCCGTTGTGCATGGCCCCAATGAACATCAGATAGCCCGGCGACCACGTATCGAAGGTGCCGTGCGTGAACGCGCCCGGCATGCCGAACTTGGTCAGCTCGGCCATGTTGTTCCAGCCCAGCAATTGCCACTCGTCGGTGAGGATGGGATCCACCCACGCGTTGTAAGGGCCGTCACCCACCGTGTTGTCGTACAGATACGGCACTGACTCGTGCAGGTCGTGCAGCACCTGGACCTTCTGCCCCACGACGGTGTTGATCACGTTCCGCGTCAACGCGAGCGTCGCCCCCATGGCGTCGCGGTTGTTGTCGTGCGCGACGTACTTGCCCCAGTAGGCCAGTGGCGGCCAGGTCTCGTTTGGATTCGCCAGGTGCCACTTGTAGATGTCGACCTGCCGGTCGCGACCGTCGGTTTCGATGACGGGTGTGATGAGCGTGATCACGTTATTGCGGATGGCCTTGATGTACGGACTGTCATCGACGACCAGCCGGTACGCCAGTTCCATCAGCGCCGTTGGCGCCCCCGTCTCGGGAGCATGAATGGTGCCAGTGATGTAGTACACCGGCACGGACGCCTCGACCAGGCGGTCCGCCTCGGCGTCGTCGAGCTTGATGGTCCGGGGGTCCGCCAACTTGGCGAGCCGCGCACGATTCTCGTCCATCTTCGCCATCACCGTCTCGGCGGCAATCGCGACGGCGATCATCTCGCGCCCTTCCTCCGATTTGCCAATGGAGAAGACCTTCACGCGCCCGGGACTGGCCTTTTCCAGAAGTCGCATGTAGGCGTGGACCTCGGCCGTGTACGGCAGCTTGCCCGGCGCCCCGGCCACATCGCCGAGCACAACCTTCGGGGTCGGCACCGTTTTCGAGAATGGCAGGTAATCCACCAGCGGCGACAGGAAGAACTTTTCGGTCGTGTACTCGTTGATCTTCCTGGTGTACTCCTCGTCGATCAACTGCTTCGGGTCGCGGGCGTACTTGTTCGGCTGGGCGGTCACACCGGCACTCGCCAGCACGACAATGGCAAAGAGCGCCGCCAGACGG
This genomic interval from Acidobacteriota bacterium contains the following:
- a CDS encoding M14 family zinc carboxypeptidase; this translates as MKRLTSFRLAALFAIVVLASAGVTAQPNKYARDPKQLIDEEYTRKINEYTTEKFFLSPLVDYLPFSKTVPTPKVVLGDVAGAPGKLPYTAEVHAYMRLLEKASPGRVKVFSIGKSEEGREMIAVAIAAETVMAKMDENRARLAKLADPRTIKLDDAEADRLVEASVPVYYITGTIHAPETGAPTALMELAYRLVVDDSPYIKAIRNNVITLITPVIETDGRDRQVDIYKWHLANPNETWPPLAYWGKYVAHDNNRDAMGATLALTRNVINTVVGQKVQVLHDLHESVPYLYDNTVGDGPYNAWVDPILTDEWQLLGWNNMAELTKFGMPGAFTHGTFDTWSPGYLMFIGAMHNGISRLYETFGNGGADTVERKLQPGDYARTWYKQNPPLPKVMWSQRNNNNYQQTGLLTALSYFSGNTKLFLKNFYLKSKRSVTKPTVEGPAAYVLPGDEARPGAQAEMLRVLQRQAVEISRATAPFSVTMAVKKKPARRGADEGAAEKPAEEAPKAEAKKDEKPATETRQFPAGSYIIRMDQPYSRIADALLDYQYWSPTDPQKRPYDDTGWTFGELFNVQVVRVTDAKVLDAAMEKAVDVKAPSGVVGTGTLFAVNNDADPSLIALRYRIKDAAVDVAEEPFESGGRKFNRGSFLIKNAAQADVQKFATELGLQAYALAAAPTVKTHAVKTPRIGYIHTWIGTQDEGWWRMEFDQLKIPYDYISTQVVAKEANLNGRWDVLVFPPVGRSAQQIVSGMPMWRNPLPWKTTELTPNIGKIDSTDDMRPGLGLSGVANIENFIRKGGLLIVADDTTILANMFGMTPGLSVQEPTRLKAPGTVMRAKVVDAASPIAYGYGEGLSIYSAPGLVFGVSNMLGGRGGRGAAAGGPERPTGRGTADDQDQPQGFPVVIPPPEEPKVEAWQATPVTPEQLRNPLNIIPPQLRPRVVLRYGDVRDLLVSGLLENGNEIAQRPALVDVPLDKGHVVVFANNPMWRGETQGSYGFVFNAILNFDRLDAGRKLDEK